The following nucleotide sequence is from Catillopecten margaritatus gill symbiont.
AAAACAAAGAAGAAACAACCACTTCAACAGAAAAAAACAGCATTGAAGACGCAATTTTAAACGCCTCTAAAATAGGTGAAAGCGATGATTTACAATCGCAATTAGAAGAAGCGCAGAAATCTGCCAAAGACAGTTACGACAAAGTGGTGCGTGCCCAAGCCGAAATGGAAAATATGAAACGCCGTAACACCATTGACCTCGGAAACGCCCATAAATTTGCCCTTGACAGCTTTGCCAAAGCCTTACTTGAAGTCAAAGACTCATTAACAATGGGGCTAAAAACTGCCAAAGAAGAAAACGCCACCATTGAAAGCATCCTCGAAGGCTTAGAAATGACCGACAAAGTTTTTCTCTCCACCTTGGAAAAATTTGGCATTGAATCCATCGACCCAACGGGTGAAGCCTTTAACCCAGAATTTCACGAAGCTGTTACTATGATTCCAATGCCTGACAAAGAGCCTAACTCAGTGTTGGAAGTTGTGCAAGTTGGTTTCACTTTGAACGGTCGCTTGATGCGTCCTGCGATGGTTGTGGTTGTTCAATAAATTTTTAAAACTTATGGTATAATTCTCACTCGTTTTTTTGCCTTTAAACTCTAAAAAAAGGCTAAATTTTATTAACTATTAAGGAAAACATTATGAAACTAATTCTTCTAGGTGCACCAGGTGCAGGCAAGGGCACTGTTGCTAAATTACTAACTAAAATCGACGGCTCTGTTCAAATCTCTACGGGTGATATTTTGCGTGGTGCAGTGGCAGCAGGCACTGAATTGGGCAAACAAGCAGAAGCGGCGATGAAGGCTGGCGACTTGGTCTCTGACGATTTAATTATGGGCATTATGGAAGAGCGTTTGCAGGAAGATGATTGTAAATCTGGTTATTTATTAGATGGTTTCCCACGCACTATTCCACAAGCAGAAGCGTTAAAAGCATTGCTTGCAAAAATGGGCGAAAAATTAGATGCAGCAGTTGAAATAGATGTTGCGCGCGATGTTATCCTTGACCGTTTAACAACTCGTCGTACTTGCACAGGCTGTGGTGAGATTTACAATGTTAAATCCAACCCGCCAAAAGTAGAGGGTGTTTGCGACAAGTGTGGCGAGCCAGTCGTTCAACGAGACGATGAAACAGAAGAGGCAATCAGTAACCGTTTGAATGTTTATAACGATCAAACTGCGCCTTTAGTGGGTTTCTACAAAGAAGAAGGTTTATTGTTGAGTGTTGAAGCGACTTCATCTGAATCCGTGATTAATGCAATTCAGGCAAAAATTGGCTAATTTGTTATTACCCTAATCCAAAGATAGAAAGTGTGAATATGTCGTTAAGCCTTGCTATCACAGTGTTTTAAAAAAATCTTAGTGTCACCCAATGGTTCCACGGTGATTTTTTTGAAATACTGTGGTAGTAAGGGTTGGCGTCAGATTTGCATTTTCTATTTTTGAATTAGGGTATTACTTTAAAATCAAAAGTCTGAATATAATGTTCAGACTTTTTTTTGCCTCTCCCTTAACTACTTTGTCATTAAACCAATGAAACAAGAACTTTTTAACGCATTATTAAAAAAGGACAAGGCTTATGTTGGCAGATATTATGCCGCCATCAAAACGACAGGAATTTTTTGTAAAATGGATTGTAATTGCAAAAAACCTTTGTATGAGGATACGATTTTTTTCAAAAGTATAAAAGGCGTGTGTGGAGGAAGGATTTAGACCTTGCAAAATGTGTCGCCCTTTGTCTTCTGAATTTGACAATGAGACCTATATTTATGAGTACATTCGTTGGTTAGAAAAAAATCAATTTCCTGATAAATCGTATAGAAAACACCCTATTTCTTCATTAGAATATTTAACAAAAATCAAAAAAGATTTCCAAAAAGCAATTGGGATTTCGTTAGGAAAATACATCAGGATAAAAAGAGTTAATCATATTTTAGAAAATGATACTTCCGAACAAAAGCATCCAAATAAAATATTTTTTAACCGTCTCTTAACGCCGATTGGTGAAATGATTTTTTGTTATACTGATGAGCAATTGCATTTACTCGAATTTGTTGATAGAAGGATGTTGGAGACAGAATTACAACTTTTAAAAGATAAATTAAAAGGGTTTTTTGTTAAAAAACAATCTAAATTTTCAAACAAAGTATTAAAACAAATGGAGGAATATTTTGATAAAAGTAGAACTTCATTTTCAATAGATTTAGGTTTGATTGGCACAGATTTTCAAAAAAATGCATGGGGCGCTCTTATAAATATACCCCATGGAACAACAATGAGTTATAAGGAACAAGCAGATTATTTAAACAATCCGTCGGCTGTTCGTGCAATTGCGAGTGCAAATGGTAAAAATATGATTGCAATCATTGTCCCCTGCCATCGTGTGATTGGTAGTGATGGAAAAATGGCAGGGTATGGGGGTGGAATTGAGAGGAAAAAATACCTTATAAACTTAGAAGGTGGCAATGTCAAATAGATGTGCTTGGACTAACTTAGATAATGTGCTATATGTGAAATACCACGATGAAGAATGGGGTGTGCCTACGCATGATGAGCGAGCATTGTTTGAAATGTTGATTTTGGAAGGAGCACAGGCGGGGCTTTCTTGGGAAACTATTTTGAATAAAAGGGAAAATTATCGAAAGGCGTTTGATAATTTCGACCCGCAGAAGGTTGCAAAATATGACAATGATAAACAAAATGAATTGTTGCAAGATGCGGGCATTGTTCGTAATCGGCTGAAAATTAAATCAGCGATTCAAAATGCAAAAGCGTTTTTGGAAATTCAAACAGAATTTGGGCGTTTTGATTCTTATATTTGGGGATTTGTAAATCATCAAACGATTGTTAATCACTTTGAATCACTGGCTGATCTGCCTGCAAGCACCCAACTTTCAGAGGAAATTTCAAAGGATTTAAAAAAGCGAGGGATGAATTTTGTCGGACCTACGATTATTTACGCTTATATGCAGTCCATAGGAATGGTGAATGACCATGAAACGACTTGTTTTAGACATACGCAAGTGTTGCAATAATCTGCATAAACGAATATAATCAACACTACTTATAGGGGGATACACAATGAAAAATCTTAATTTAAAATTTATCGCACTGACTTTTTTGATGTTAGTAAGTATTATCAATCTACCTGCAT
It contains:
- the ogt_2 gene encoding Methylated-DNA--protein-cysteine methyltransferase; the protein is MEEGFRPCKMCRPLSSEFDNETYIYEYIRWLEKNQFPDKSYRKHPISSLEYLTKIKKDFQKAIGISLGKYIRIKRVNHILENDTSEQKHPNKIFFNRLLTPIGEMIFCYTDEQLHLLEFVDRRMLETELQLLKDKLKGFFVKKQSKFSNKVLKQMEEYFDKSRTSFSIDLGLIGTDFQKNAWGALINIPHGTTMSYKEQADYLNNPSAVRAIASANGKNMIAIIVPCHRVIGSDGKMAGYGGGIERKKYLINLEGGNVK
- the grpE gene encoding Protein GrpE: MTKKKTENQKEAAEVTKEEVENKEETTTSTEKNSIEDAILNASKIGESDDLQSQLEEAQKSAKDSYDKVVRAQAEMENMKRRNTIDLGNAHKFALDSFAKALLEVKDSLTMGLKTAKEENATIESILEGLEMTDKVFLSTLEKFGIESIDPTGEAFNPEFHEAVTMIPMPDKEPNSVLEVVQVGFTLNGRLMRPAMVVVVQ
- the tag gene encoding DNA-3-methyladenine glycosylase 1, which gives rise to MSNRCAWTNLDNVLYVKYHDEEWGVPTHDERALFEMLILEGAQAGLSWETILNKRENYRKAFDNFDPQKVAKYDNDKQNELLQDAGIVRNRLKIKSAIQNAKAFLEIQTEFGRFDSYIWGFVNHQTIVNHFESLADLPASTQLSEEISKDLKKRGMNFVGPTIIYAYMQSIGMVNDHETTCFRHTQVLQ
- the adk gene encoding Adenylate kinase; amino-acid sequence: MKLILLGAPGAGKGTVAKLLTKIDGSVQISTGDILRGAVAAGTELGKQAEAAMKAGDLVSDDLIMGIMEERLQEDDCKSGYLLDGFPRTIPQAEALKALLAKMGEKLDAAVEIDVARDVILDRLTTRRTCTGCGEIYNVKSNPPKVEGVCDKCGEPVVQRDDETEEAISNRLNVYNDQTAPLVGFYKEEGLLLSVEATSSESVINAIQAKIG